From the Lathyrus oleraceus cultivar Zhongwan6 chromosome 4, CAAS_Psat_ZW6_1.0, whole genome shotgun sequence genome, one window contains:
- the LOC127136516 gene encoding uncharacterized protein LOC127136516 — MGMDISKKNAGNRSKQKFMHRANFARIRAKLRAKKDGEEVTQAEMFIETRKSRKGKQVDGETQFTIDKLQESIENSVEAGTQAFQSLFGKEKPGRVRCYGRTVTPSLLKKNEEISLMKMQYDGKISDMAQKMGAMEALLKSMYMQQNPHLSEEEVDDKMREALHNDNIPTPRSSASTYAPTNQKVGNKDDPQDEQDDDLQDDDNLQYDQDDDDLQYDQDDDDLQYDQDDNDLQYDNFQDDDSHEPQHNEYDKDRH, encoded by the exons ATggggatg GATATTAGTAAAAAGAATGCAGGTAATAGGAGCAAGCAAAAGTTTATGCATCGTGCAAATTTTGCTAGAATTCGTGCAAAACTA AGAGCAAAAAAGGATGGAGAAGAAGTCACTCAAGCTGAAATGTTCATTGAAACTCGAAAAAGTCGCAAGGGAAAACAAGTGGATGGGGAAACCCAATTTACTATT GATAAACTTCAAGAATCTATTGAAAACTCAGTTGAAGCTGGAACACAAGCATTTCAATCATTGTTTGGAAAAGAAAAACCCGGTAGAGTGAGATGTTATGGAAGAACTGTCACACCATCATTgttgaaaaaaaatgaagaaattTCTTTAATGAAAATGCAATATGATGGTAAGATTTCTGACATGGCACAAAAGATGGGAGCAATGGAGGCACTTTTGAAAAGCATGTATATGCAACAAAATCCACATTTAAGTGAAGAGGAAGTAGATGATAAGATGAGAGAAGCTTTGCACAATGATAATATTCCAACACCACGCTCATCAGCATCAACATATGCTCCTACTAATCAAAAG GTTGGAAACAAAGATGATCCTCAAGATGAACAAGATGATGATCTTCAAGATGACGATAATCTTCAATATGATCAAGATGATGATGATCTTCAATATGATCAAGATGATGATGATCTTCAATATGATCAAGATGATAATGATCTTCAATATGATAATTTTCAAGATGATGATTCTCATGAACCTCAACACAATGAATATGATAAAGACCGCCATTAA